One Mycolicibacterium crocinum DNA window includes the following coding sequences:
- the glnA gene encoding type I glutamate--ammonia ligase: protein MDRQKEFVLRTLEERDIRFVRLWFTDVLGFLKSVAIAPAELEGAFEEGIGFDGSSIEGFARVFESDTVARPDPSTFQVLPWTTSSGQHHSARMFCDITMPDGSPSWADSRHVLRRQLAKASDLGFSCYVHPEIEFFLLEPGPYDGSVPVPADNGGYFDQAVHDSAPNFRRHAIDALEQMGISVEFSHHEGAPGQQEIDLRYADALSMADNVMTFRYLIKEVALGEGVRASFMPKPFAEYPGSAMHTHMSLFEGETNAFHSPDDPLQLSDVAKSFIAGILEHASEISAVTNQWVNSYKRLVHGGEAPTAASWGAANRSALVRVPMYTPSKASSRRIEVRSPDSACNPYLTFAVLLAAGLRGIEKNYVLGPQAEDNVWTLTSEERRAMGYRELPSSLGIALAEMENSELVAEALGEHVFDYFLRNKRAEWEEYRSNVTPYELKAYLSL from the coding sequence ATGGACCGCCAGAAGGAATTTGTGCTGCGCACGCTGGAGGAACGCGATATTCGGTTCGTCCGGCTGTGGTTCACCGACGTGCTCGGGTTCCTGAAGTCGGTCGCGATCGCACCCGCCGAGCTGGAAGGCGCCTTCGAAGAGGGCATCGGGTTCGACGGGTCGTCGATCGAGGGCTTCGCGCGGGTCTTCGAATCCGACACCGTCGCACGCCCTGATCCGTCGACCTTTCAGGTGCTGCCGTGGACGACGAGTTCGGGCCAGCACCACTCGGCCCGGATGTTCTGCGACATCACGATGCCCGACGGCTCGCCGTCGTGGGCCGACAGCCGGCATGTGCTGCGCCGTCAGCTCGCGAAAGCCAGCGATCTCGGGTTCTCCTGCTACGTGCACCCGGAGATCGAGTTCTTCCTTCTCGAACCCGGTCCCTACGACGGCTCGGTGCCGGTGCCCGCTGACAACGGCGGCTACTTCGACCAGGCCGTCCACGATTCGGCACCGAACTTCCGCCGCCATGCCATCGACGCCTTGGAGCAGATGGGCATCTCGGTCGAATTCAGCCATCACGAGGGCGCACCCGGTCAGCAAGAGATCGATCTCCGTTACGCGGACGCGCTTTCCATGGCCGACAACGTGATGACGTTCCGCTACCTCATCAAAGAGGTGGCCTTGGGCGAGGGAGTGCGAGCGTCGTTCATGCCCAAGCCGTTCGCCGAATATCCCGGTTCGGCGATGCACACCCACATGAGCCTGTTCGAGGGTGAGACCAATGCCTTCCACAGCCCGGACGATCCGCTGCAGCTTTCTGATGTCGCGAAGTCGTTCATCGCAGGCATTCTCGAGCACGCCAGCGAGATCAGCGCGGTCACCAACCAGTGGGTGAACTCCTACAAGCGGCTGGTGCACGGCGGCGAGGCCCCGACGGCGGCATCGTGGGGTGCGGCCAACCGCTCGGCGCTGGTGCGGGTGCCGATGTACACCCCGAGCAAGGCGTCCTCGCGTCGCATCGAGGTGCGCAGCCCCGATTCCGCATGCAACCCGTACCTGACGTTCGCCGTGCTGTTGGCGGCCGGGCTGCGCGGTATCGAGAAGAACTACGTGCTCGGCCCGCAGGCCGAGGACAACGTGTGGACGCTGACCTCCGAGGAGCGCCGTGCGATGGGCTATCGCGAGCTGCCGTCCAGCCTGGGCATCGCGCTGGCGGAGATGGAGAACTCCGAACTGGTCGCCGAGGCGCTGGGCGAGCACGTCTTCGACTACTTCCTGCGCAACAAGCGCGCGGAGTGGGAGGAGTACCGCAGCAACGTCACGCCGTACGAGTTGAAGGCTTATCTGTCTCTTTAG
- a CDS encoding bifunctional [glutamine synthetase] adenylyltransferase/[glutamine synthetase]-adenylyl-L-tyrosine phosphorylase, with the protein MAKPATQRPRVPSVGRLGLVEPTAAADLKTLGWYTDEHVELLWSLSRAPDADSALQTMVRLADALGGDWPQLNSALLKDRGLRGRLFAVIGSSLALGDHLVANPGSWHLLEGDVTLPDAAELGRLFDACIGEFGTDPMIVMPQLRILYRDRLLVLAALDTASTVENEPVPAFSTIGEHLSDIADAALGAALRVASATVCKDGTQPPRLAVIAMGKCGARELNYVSDVDVIFVGEDADSVTTRVAGEMIRLASDTFFEVDAGLRPEGKQGALVRTLDSHVAYYQRWAKTWEFQALLKARPAVGDPELGRQYMAALMPMVWSACEREDFVPEVQAMRRRVEALVPADLRDREIKLGTGGLRDVEFAVQLLQLVHGRTDDSLHVASTVPALAALADGGYVGRDDAANLTASYEFLRLLEHRLQLQRLKRTHTLPPPEDEEALRWLARAAHMRPDGTHDALGVLREELKRQNVRVSRLHAKLFYQPLLESVGPSVEGLAAGLSPAAAERQLAALGYEGPQTALTHLSALVNQSGRRGRVQAVLLPRLLDWLSDTPDPDRGLLAYRRISEALAEHRWYLSTLRDESAVAKRLMRVLGTSAYVPELLMRAPEVIQQYADGPSGPKLCDVEPEAVGRALIASSARHTDPMRAIAAARTLRRRELARVASADLLGMLEVRDVCAALTSVWVAVLQSALDAVIRANTPADGVVPAKIAVIGMGRLGGKELGYGSDADVMFVCEPNPGVEESRAVKWSVLIAEQVRTLLGTPSADPPLEVDANLRPEGRQGPLVRTLSSYEAYYAQWAQPWEIQALLRAHPVAGDLDLGLRFVLMADKTRYPAGGVSAEAVQEIRRVKARVDAERLPRGADPNTHTKLGRGGLADVEWTVQLLQLRHAHEVPALHNTSTLETLDAIGAAELLAEDDVDLLRQAWLTATSARNALVLVRGKPTDQLPGPGRQLNAVAVAAGWHNDDGGEFLDNYLRVTRRAKAVVLKVFGS; encoded by the coding sequence GTGGCCAAACCAGCGACGCAGCGCCCGCGCGTACCAAGCGTGGGTCGGCTCGGTCTGGTCGAGCCCACGGCCGCAGCCGACCTGAAAACGCTGGGCTGGTACACCGACGAGCACGTCGAATTGTTGTGGTCGCTCTCGCGTGCGCCCGATGCCGACTCTGCCCTGCAGACGATGGTCCGGCTCGCCGATGCGCTGGGCGGCGACTGGCCGCAGCTGAATTCCGCGCTACTCAAGGATCGCGGGCTGCGCGGGCGCCTGTTCGCGGTGATCGGCTCGTCGCTCGCGCTGGGCGATCATCTGGTGGCCAACCCGGGTTCGTGGCATCTCCTCGAAGGGGATGTCACGCTGCCGGACGCCGCCGAACTGGGGCGGTTGTTCGATGCCTGCATCGGTGAATTCGGCACTGACCCAATGATCGTCATGCCGCAGCTGCGCATCCTGTATCGCGACCGGCTGCTGGTCCTGGCCGCCCTCGACACCGCGTCGACGGTGGAGAACGAGCCGGTGCCCGCGTTCTCCACGATCGGTGAACATCTCTCCGATATCGCCGACGCCGCGCTGGGTGCGGCGCTGCGAGTTGCGAGCGCGACGGTCTGCAAAGACGGCACGCAGCCGCCCCGGCTCGCGGTCATCGCGATGGGCAAATGCGGTGCGCGCGAACTGAACTACGTCAGCGACGTCGACGTCATCTTTGTCGGCGAGGATGCCGACTCGGTGACCACCCGCGTCGCCGGGGAGATGATCCGGCTGGCGTCGGACACCTTCTTCGAGGTCGACGCCGGACTGCGCCCGGAGGGCAAGCAGGGCGCCCTGGTGCGGACCCTCGATTCGCACGTCGCCTACTACCAGCGGTGGGCCAAGACCTGGGAGTTCCAGGCGCTGCTCAAAGCCAGGCCCGCCGTCGGCGACCCGGAGCTGGGTCGGCAGTACATGGCGGCGCTCATGCCGATGGTGTGGAGTGCCTGCGAGCGTGAGGATTTCGTGCCCGAGGTGCAGGCCATGCGCCGACGGGTGGAGGCACTGGTGCCGGCCGACCTCCGCGACCGCGAGATCAAGCTGGGTACCGGCGGCCTGCGCGACGTCGAATTCGCGGTCCAGCTCCTGCAATTGGTGCACGGTCGCACCGACGACTCGCTCCACGTCGCGTCGACGGTTCCCGCTCTCGCGGCGTTGGCCGACGGCGGTTACGTCGGACGCGACGATGCCGCCAACCTGACCGCGTCGTATGAATTCTTGCGGCTGCTCGAGCACCGCCTGCAGTTGCAGCGGCTCAAGCGAACTCACACGCTGCCCCCGCCGGAGGACGAGGAGGCGCTGCGCTGGCTGGCCCGCGCGGCGCACATGCGGCCCGACGGTACCCACGACGCGCTGGGTGTGTTGCGCGAAGAGCTCAAGCGCCAGAACGTGCGAGTGTCGCGGTTGCACGCCAAGCTGTTCTACCAACCGCTGCTGGAGTCGGTCGGCCCGTCGGTCGAAGGTCTGGCGGCTGGACTGTCGCCGGCGGCCGCCGAGCGGCAGCTGGCCGCATTGGGTTACGAAGGCCCGCAGACCGCGTTGACGCACCTGAGCGCTCTGGTCAACCAGAGCGGGCGGCGCGGCCGGGTGCAGGCGGTGCTGCTGCCACGCCTGCTCGACTGGCTCTCGGATACGCCCGACCCGGACCGCGGGCTGCTGGCCTATCGTCGGATCAGCGAGGCGCTGGCCGAACATCGTTGGTATCTCAGCACTTTGCGCGACGAGAGCGCGGTCGCCAAACGTTTGATGCGGGTGTTGGGAACGTCGGCTTACGTGCCGGAACTGTTGATGCGCGCACCGGAGGTCATTCAGCAATACGCCGATGGTCCGTCCGGTCCCAAGCTGTGCGACGTCGAACCTGAAGCCGTCGGCCGGGCGCTGATCGCGTCGAGCGCCCGGCACACCGATCCCATGCGCGCGATCGCGGCCGCCCGTACCCTGCGCCGCCGGGAACTGGCGCGGGTGGCGTCGGCGGATCTGCTCGGCATGCTCGAAGTCCGGGACGTCTGCGCGGCTTTGACGTCGGTCTGGGTGGCGGTGCTGCAGTCCGCACTCGATGCGGTCATCCGGGCCAACACCCCTGCCGACGGTGTGGTGCCTGCCAAGATCGCGGTCATCGGGATGGGCCGGCTCGGCGGCAAGGAGCTGGGCTACGGTTCGGACGCCGACGTCATGTTCGTGTGCGAGCCGAATCCCGGCGTGGAGGAGTCGCGCGCCGTGAAGTGGTCGGTGCTGATCGCCGAACAGGTCCGCACTCTGCTCGGAACACCCAGTGCCGACCCGCCTTTGGAGGTCGACGCCAACCTGCGGCCGGAGGGTCGACAAGGTCCGTTGGTGCGCACCCTGTCCTCGTATGAGGCCTACTACGCTCAGTGGGCGCAGCCGTGGGAGATCCAGGCGCTGCTGCGCGCGCACCCGGTGGCCGGTGATCTCGATCTGGGGCTTCGCTTCGTGCTGATGGCGGACAAGACGCGCTACCCGGCGGGCGGCGTTTCGGCCGAAGCGGTGCAGGAGATCCGGCGGGTCAAGGCGCGGGTGGACGCCGAACGGCTGCCGCGCGGCGCCGACCCCAACACCCACACCAAGCTCGGGCGTGGCGGTCTGGCCGACGTCGAGTGGACTGTGCAGCTGCTGCAATTGCGGCACGCCCATGAGGTTCCCGCCCTGCACAACACCTCGACGCTGGAGACGCTGGACGCGATCGGTGCCGCCGAACTGCTCGCCGAAGACGATGTCGACCTGCTCCGGCAGGCGTGGCTGACCGCGACCAGCGCCCGTAATGCGCTGGTGCTGGTGCGGGGCAAGCCGACCGACCAGCTGCCCGGCCCCGGGCGGCAGCTCAACGCGGTGGCGGTGGCCGCGGGCTGGCACAACGACGACGGCGGAGAGTTTTTGGACAACTACCTGCGGGTGACGCGGCGGGCAAAAGCCGTGGTGCTCAAGGTTTTCGGAAGTTAA